A stretch of Paracoccus sp. MA DNA encodes these proteins:
- a CDS encoding RNA pyrophosphohydrolase, with amino-acid sequence MSGDLLGPSGLPYRPCAGVVLINPAGLVFAGQRIDNPGPAWQMPQGGIDRGETPREAALRELVEETGVTTDLVDVVAETPDWVTYDLPPELLGKVWKGKYGGQKQKWFAMRFLGPDDAIRIATAHPEFDRWQWMRAVDLVDSIVPFKREVYARVLGEFRGILA; translated from the coding sequence ATGAGCGGCGATCTGCTGGGCCCCTCGGGCCTGCCCTACCGGCCCTGCGCCGGGGTGGTGCTGATCAACCCGGCGGGGCTGGTCTTTGCCGGGCAGCGCATCGACAATCCCGGCCCGGCCTGGCAGATGCCGCAAGGCGGCATCGACCGCGGCGAGACCCCGCGCGAAGCGGCCCTGCGCGAGCTGGTCGAGGAAACCGGAGTGACCACCGATCTGGTCGATGTGGTGGCGGAAACGCCCGATTGGGTGACCTACGACCTGCCGCCCGAGCTGCTGGGCAAGGTCTGGAAGGGCAAATACGGCGGGCAGAAGCAGAAATGGTTCGCCATGCGCTTCCTCGGCCCCGACGACGCCATCCGCATCGCGACCGCGCATCCCGAATTCGACCGCTGGCAATGGATGCGGGCGGTGGATCTGGTCGACAGCATCGTGCCCTTCAAGCGCGAGGTCTATGCGCGGGTGCTGGGCGAGTTTCGCGGAATCCTGGCCTGA
- a CDS encoding S41 family peptidase: MKHYILAGAIGTLAGITVATQFAGPLVAQESGKNASVYEQLDLFGNVFERVRADYVEQVDDKKLIEAAINGMLTSLDPHSSFLSAKDYNDMQTQTRGSFGGLGIEVGQEDGLVKVISPIDDTPAAEAGVKAGDYITHVNGESLMGLNLDEAVEKMRGPVGSEIKITILREGEKEPFDLTITRDIIKLTVVKTRIEGHAVVLRVTTFNDETMETLRTEMAKAIKDAGGIDKVTGFVLDLRNNPGGLLNQAIEVSDAFLDKGEIVSTRGRKSEDSERWNAKAGDLAEGKPMVVLINGGSASASEIVTGALQDHRRAIVVGTKSFGKGSVQTVMPVTAESAIRLTTARYYTPSGRSIQSLGIQPDIIVEQPAPKPQEEDEDGKPRTESKFLNSEADLRGALNNDSISDEERKQIEEEAKQVEATAKLREEDYQLAYAVDILKGLAAVDYHAQAVPEAAKPAVTGEDAAQGAQAE, from the coding sequence ATGAAACATTATATTCTGGCAGGGGCGATCGGCACGCTTGCGGGCATCACCGTCGCCACCCAATTCGCCGGCCCGCTGGTCGCGCAGGAATCGGGCAAGAACGCCTCGGTCTATGAACAGCTGGACCTGTTCGGCAACGTCTTCGAGCGCGTGCGCGCCGATTACGTCGAGCAGGTGGACGACAAGAAGCTGATCGAGGCCGCGATCAACGGCATGCTGACCTCGCTCGACCCGCACAGCTCGTTCCTGTCGGCCAAGGACTACAACGACATGCAGACCCAGACCCGGGGCAGCTTCGGGGGCCTGGGCATCGAGGTCGGGCAGGAGGACGGGCTGGTCAAGGTCATCTCGCCCATCGACGACACGCCCGCCGCCGAGGCCGGGGTGAAGGCCGGCGACTACATCACCCATGTGAACGGCGAATCGCTGATGGGGCTGAACCTCGACGAGGCGGTCGAGAAGATGCGCGGCCCGGTCGGGTCCGAGATCAAGATCACCATCCTGCGCGAGGGCGAGAAGGAGCCCTTCGACCTGACCATCACCCGCGACATCATCAAGCTGACGGTGGTCAAGACCCGGATCGAGGGCCATGCCGTGGTGCTGCGCGTCACCACCTTCAACGACGAGACCATGGAGACGCTGCGCACCGAGATGGCCAAGGCGATCAAGGATGCCGGCGGCATCGACAAGGTCACGGGCTTCGTGCTGGACCTGCGCAACAATCCCGGCGGCCTGCTGAACCAGGCCATCGAGGTCTCGGACGCCTTCCTCGACAAGGGCGAGATCGTCTCGACCCGCGGCCGCAAGTCCGAGGACAGCGAACGCTGGAACGCCAAGGCGGGCGACCTGGCCGAGGGCAAGCCCATGGTGGTGCTGATCAATGGCGGCTCGGCCTCGGCCTCGGAAATCGTCACCGGGGCGCTGCAGGACCACCGCCGCGCCATCGTCGTCGGCACCAAGAGCTTCGGCAAGGGCTCGGTGCAGACGGTGATGCCGGTGACCGCCGAAAGCGCCATCCGCCTGACCACGGCGCGCTACTACACGCCCTCGGGCCGCTCGATCCAGTCGCTGGGCATCCAGCCCGACATCATCGTCGAGCAGCCGGCGCCGAAGCCGCAGGAGGAGGACGAGGACGGCAAGCCGCGGACCGAGTCGAAATTCCTGAACTCGGAAGCCGACCTGCGCGGCGCGCTGAACAACGATTCGATCAGCGACGAGGAGCGCAAGCAGATCGAGGAAGAGGCCAAGCAGGTCGAGGCCACCGCCAAGCTGCGCGAGGAGGACTACCAGCTGGCCTATGCCGTCGATATCCTCAAGGGCCTGGCGGCGGTGGATTACCATGCCCAGGCCGTGCCCGAGGCCGCGAAACCCGCCGTCACCGGCGAGGACGCGGCCCAGGGGGCGCAAGCGGAATGA
- a CDS encoding murein hydrolase activator EnvC: MKHGLLLPLLMGVAIGSMALAQPATPAQGDSQLSQAAQEAAQAATMLREAAGQLDDALTEDDQVVALTRMIRAYEQGMAALRDGLRRAGIREQEIRTEFDARRERLGRVLGVMTSMQKSPETMLLLHPSGPESSARAGMILSSVAPGLEGEAREMQQKLEEIRAVRTIQLNAANTLAQGLGQVQEARRLLASAVTDRSSLPVRFGEDPKELTALVQSADTLDAFASGIAGMEQDVGPPMADFEGAQGSLALPVLGTVLRRYGEADASGVRRPGMVVATSPAALVTVPWPATIRYRGPLLDYGNVMIVEPARGYLMIFAGLAQVFGETGDVLAAGEPVGLMGGQEPPAQEFGAEFVANAAAGGGAGQTETLYVELRKGKETLDPAEWFVMNPIVGEATDGTGRNATGQDGTE, from the coding sequence ATGAAACACGGGCTGCTCCTGCCGCTGCTGATGGGCGTCGCCATCGGCTCGATGGCCCTGGCCCAGCCGGCGACGCCCGCGCAGGGCGATTCGCAGTTGAGCCAGGCCGCGCAGGAGGCGGCGCAGGCCGCAACCATGCTGCGCGAGGCAGCGGGCCAGCTCGACGATGCGCTGACCGAGGACGACCAGGTCGTCGCCCTGACCCGGATGATCCGCGCCTACGAGCAGGGCATGGCGGCCCTGCGCGACGGGCTGCGCCGCGCCGGCATCCGCGAGCAGGAGATCCGCACCGAATTCGACGCCCGGCGCGAGCGGCTGGGCCGGGTGCTGGGGGTGATGACCTCGATGCAGAAATCGCCCGAGACCATGCTGCTGCTGCATCCCTCGGGGCCGGAATCCTCGGCCCGGGCGGGGATGATCCTGTCCTCGGTCGCCCCCGGGCTCGAGGGCGAGGCGCGCGAGATGCAGCAGAAGCTGGAGGAAATCCGCGCCGTGCGGACCATCCAGCTGAACGCCGCCAACACGCTGGCGCAGGGGCTGGGGCAGGTGCAGGAGGCGCGGCGTCTGCTGGCCTCGGCCGTCACCGACCGCTCCAGCCTGCCGGTGCGTTTCGGCGAGGACCCCAAGGAGCTGACGGCGCTGGTGCAATCGGCCGACACGCTGGACGCCTTCGCCTCGGGCATCGCCGGCATGGAGCAGGATGTCGGCCCGCCCATGGCCGATTTCGAGGGGGCGCAGGGCAGCCTGGCGCTGCCGGTGCTGGGCACGGTGCTGCGCCGCTATGGCGAGGCCGACGCCTCGGGAGTGCGGCGCCCGGGCATGGTCGTCGCCACCTCGCCCGCCGCGCTGGTGACGGTGCCCTGGCCGGCGACGATCCGCTATCGCGGGCCGCTGCTCGATTACGGCAATGTGATGATCGTTGAGCCCGCGCGGGGGTATCTGATGATATTTGCCGGGCTGGCGCAGGTCTTCGGCGAGACGGGCGACGTGCTGGCGGCGGGCGAGCCGGTCGGGCTGATGGGCGGGCAGGAACCGCCCGCGCAGGAGTTCGGCGCCGAATTCGTCGCCAATGCCGCCGCCGGAGGCGGTGCTGGACAGACCGAGACACTGTATGTTGAACTCCGCAAGGGCAAGGAAACTCTGGACCCGGCAGAATGGTTCGTGATGAATCCCATTGTCGGAGAGGCCACGGACGGGACAGGCCGCAACGCAACCGGGCAGGACGGAACTGAATGA
- the gpmI gene encoding 2,3-bisphosphoglycerate-independent phosphoglycerate mutase yields MTRPKPVVLCILDGWGISPRPEQSAPDQARTPNFDRLMRDCPHGTLVTFGPDVGLPKGQMGNSEVGHTNIGAGRVVAMDLGQIDLAIEDGSFYENPALGEFIRKLKASRGTAHLMGVVSDGGVHGHVRHVVAAARAIADKGVPVVVHAITDGRDVPPKSASGFVTELLRGLPEAARIGTVIGRYYAMDRDNRWDRVARAYAAMVRGEGLPAPDAAQAVADAYERDETDEFIQPTVIDGYAGAGDGDGFFCLNFRADRAREILAAIGQPDFAAFDTGRRPQWAALLGMVDYSASHDEYMDAAYPKRQVVNTLGAWVAAKGLRQFRLAETEKYPHVTFFLNGGKETPEPGEDRFMPASPKVATYDLAPEMAAPEVSAKLVEAIEAGYDLIVVNYANPDMVGHTGSLPAAIRACEAVDKGLGMMLEALEKSGGAAVIIADHGNCETTIDPETGGPHTAHTTNPVPVIVFGGPEGARLRNGRLADVAPTVLDLMGLGLPPEMTGTSLIEHA; encoded by the coding sequence ATGACCCGTCCGAAACCCGTCGTCCTTTGCATCCTCGATGGCTGGGGCATTTCCCCGCGCCCCGAGCAGAGCGCGCCCGACCAGGCCAGGACGCCGAATTTCGACCGGCTGATGCGCGACTGCCCGCATGGGACGCTGGTGACCTTCGGCCCGGATGTCGGCCTGCCCAAGGGGCAGATGGGCAATTCCGAGGTCGGCCACACCAATATCGGCGCCGGCCGCGTCGTCGCCATGGACCTGGGCCAGATCGACCTGGCGATCGAGGACGGCAGCTTCTACGAGAACCCTGCCCTGGGCGAGTTCATCCGCAAGCTCAAGGCCAGCCGCGGCACGGCGCATCTGATGGGCGTCGTCTCGGATGGCGGGGTGCACGGCCATGTCCGGCATGTCGTCGCCGCCGCCCGCGCCATCGCCGACAAGGGCGTGCCGGTCGTGGTCCATGCCATCACCGACGGCCGCGACGTGCCGCCGAAATCCGCCTCGGGCTTCGTCACCGAGTTGCTGCGCGGCCTGCCCGAAGCCGCCCGGATCGGCACCGTCATCGGCCGCTATTACGCCATGGACCGCGACAACCGCTGGGACCGCGTCGCCCGCGCCTATGCCGCCATGGTGCGCGGCGAGGGGCTGCCCGCCCCCGATGCCGCCCAGGCCGTGGCCGATGCCTATGAGCGCGACGAGACCGACGAGTTCATCCAGCCCACGGTGATCGACGGCTATGCCGGCGCCGGGGACGGCGACGGTTTCTTCTGCCTCAACTTCCGCGCCGACCGGGCGCGCGAGATCCTCGCCGCCATCGGCCAGCCGGATTTCGCCGCCTTCGATACCGGCAGGCGGCCGCAATGGGCGGCGCTGCTGGGCATGGTCGATTATTCCGCCAGTCATGACGAATACATGGACGCCGCCTATCCCAAGCGGCAGGTGGTGAACACGCTGGGCGCCTGGGTCGCCGCCAAGGGCCTGCGCCAGTTCCGCCTGGCCGAGACCGAGAAATACCCGCATGTCACCTTCTTCCTGAACGGCGGCAAGGAAACGCCCGAGCCGGGCGAGGACCGCTTCATGCCGGCCAGCCCCAAGGTCGCGACCTACGACCTAGCGCCGGAAATGGCGGCGCCCGAGGTCAGTGCCAAGCTGGTCGAGGCGATCGAGGCGGGCTACGACCTGATCGTGGTGAACTATGCCAACCCGGACATGGTCGGCCATACCGGCAGCCTGCCCGCCGCGATCCGCGCCTGCGAGGCGGTGGACAAGGGGCTGGGCATGATGCTGGAGGCGCTGGAAAAATCCGGCGGCGCCGCCGTGATCATCGCCGACCACGGCAATTGCGAGACCACCATCGACCCCGAGACCGGCGGGCCGCATACCGCCCACACCACCAACCCGGTGCCGGTGATCGTCTTCGGCGGCCCCGAAGGCGCGCGGCTGCGCAACGGCCGGCTGGCCGATGTGGCGCCGACCGTGCTGGACCTGATGGGCCTGGGCCTGCCGCCCGAGATGACCGGCACCTCGCTGATCGAGCACGCATGA
- a CDS encoding metallophosphoesterase — MFTRRDLLAAAPAAAALVSTAAGTAALAQEGETASAGFTPFRFGVISDPQFAPVVPNATATRFYGNSLWKLDAAIAELNQHDDLEFVVTLGDIIDRHWESYGHILPVYDRLRHRKHFLLGNHDYDYPPEWIPSVVRTVGMPAPYYDFAVKGIRFIVVDGNDVSTFAPPEDDPRRTLAEERLAKLKESGAENAQSWNGSLSDQQFAWLEERLKAAVGAGERAILLCHYPVYPANEHNLWDSERIVELVKAHPHCLAWFNGHNHAGNYAAIGKQHFVNFRGMVDTPDQSCFAIVTIQQDRIEIQGFGREESRVLDLA; from the coding sequence ATGTTCACCCGCCGCGATCTGCTGGCAGCGGCACCGGCCGCCGCCGCCCTCGTTTCGACCGCCGCCGGCACGGCGGCGCTGGCGCAGGAGGGCGAAACCGCATCGGCCGGCTTCACTCCCTTCCGCTTCGGGGTGATCAGCGACCCGCAATTCGCCCCGGTCGTCCCGAACGCCACCGCCACCCGCTTCTACGGCAATTCGCTGTGGAAGCTGGACGCGGCCATCGCCGAGCTGAACCAGCATGACGACCTGGAATTCGTGGTGACGCTGGGCGACATCATCGACCGGCACTGGGAAAGCTACGGCCATATCCTGCCGGTCTATGACCGGCTCAGGCATCGCAAGCATTTCCTGCTCGGTAATCACGATTACGACTATCCGCCGGAATGGATTCCCTCGGTGGTCCGCACCGTGGGCATGCCGGCGCCCTATTACGATTTCGCGGTCAAGGGCATCCGCTTCATCGTGGTGGACGGCAACGATGTCTCGACCTTCGCGCCGCCCGAGGACGATCCGCGCCGCACCCTGGCCGAGGAGCGGCTGGCGAAGCTGAAGGAAAGCGGTGCCGAGAACGCGCAAAGCTGGAACGGCTCGCTGTCGGACCAGCAATTTGCCTGGCTCGAGGAGCGGCTGAAGGCGGCGGTGGGGGCGGGCGAGCGCGCCATCCTGCTGTGCCATTACCCGGTCTATCCGGCGAACGAGCACAATCTCTGGGACAGCGAGCGCATCGTCGAGCTGGTCAAGGCGCATCCGCATTGCCTGGCCTGGTTCAACGGCCACAACCATGCCGGCAATTACGCCGCCATCGGCAAGCAGCATTTCGTGAACTTCCGCGGCATGGTGGATACGCCCGACCAGTCCTGCTTCGCCATTGTCACGATCCAGCAGGACCGGATCGAGATCCAGGGCTTCGGCCGCGAGGAAAGCCGGGTGCTGGACCTGGCCTGA
- the rlmN gene encoding 23S rRNA (adenine(2503)-C(2))-methyltransferase RlmN yields MNAPSPVTPAPITQDLLTIPRKLPETARRNLIGLTRAQLHEALIEAGTPERQARMRVGQVWQWLYHWGVRDFAQMTNLAKDYRALLAEKFEIALPEIVTRQISADGTRKYLLRISGGHEVETVYIPEENRGTLCISSQVGCTLTCSFCHTGTQKLVRNLTAAEIVGQVMVARDDLGEWPKPGAPKDETRLVSNVVLMGMGEPLYNFDNVRDAMKVVMDGEGISLSRRRITLSTSGIVPEIAKTAEEIGCLLAVSFHATTDETRDRLVPVNKKWNIETLLNALRDYPRLSNSERITFEYVMLDGVNDSDEDARRLVKLIRGIPAKVNLIPFNEWPGSPYRRSSWERIEAFADIVHKAGYASPIRTPRGEDIMAACGQLKSATERGRKSRAEIAAEAGGAA; encoded by the coding sequence ATGAACGCCCCGTCGCCCGTCACGCCCGCCCCGATCACCCAGGACCTGCTGACCATCCCGCGCAAGCTGCCCGAGACGGCGCGGCGGAACCTGATCGGCCTGACCCGCGCGCAGCTGCACGAGGCGCTGATCGAGGCCGGCACCCCGGAACGGCAGGCGAGGATGCGCGTCGGCCAGGTCTGGCAATGGCTCTATCACTGGGGCGTGCGCGATTTCGCGCAGATGACCAACCTGGCCAAGGACTACCGCGCCCTGCTGGCCGAGAAGTTCGAGATCGCCCTGCCCGAGATCGTCACCCGTCAGATCTCGGCCGACGGCACCCGCAAATACCTGCTGCGCATCAGCGGCGGGCACGAGGTCGAGACCGTCTACATCCCCGAGGAGAACCGCGGCACGCTGTGCATCAGCTCGCAGGTCGGCTGCACGCTGACCTGTTCCTTCTGCCACACCGGCACGCAGAAGCTGGTGCGCAACCTGACCGCGGCCGAGATCGTCGGCCAGGTCATGGTCGCCCGCGACGACCTGGGCGAATGGCCGAAGCCCGGCGCGCCCAAGGACGAGACGCGGCTGGTTTCCAACGTCGTGCTGATGGGCATGGGCGAGCCGCTGTATAATTTCGACAATGTCCGCGACGCGATGAAGGTGGTGATGGATGGCGAGGGCATCAGCCTGTCGCGCCGCCGCATCACGCTGTCGACCAGCGGCATCGTGCCCGAGATCGCCAAGACCGCCGAGGAGATCGGCTGCCTTCTGGCGGTCAGCTTCCACGCCACCACCGACGAGACCCGCGACCGGCTGGTGCCGGTGAACAAGAAGTGGAACATCGAGACGCTGCTGAATGCGCTGCGCGACTATCCGCGCCTGTCGAACAGCGAGCGCATCACCTTCGAATACGTGATGCTGGACGGGGTGAACGACAGCGACGAGGACGCCCGCCGGCTGGTCAAGCTGATCCGCGGCATCCCGGCCAAGGTGAACCTGATCCCGTTCAACGAATGGCCCGGCTCGCCCTATCGCCGGTCGAGCTGGGAGCGGATCGAGGCTTTTGCCGACATCGTCCACAAGGCCGGCTATGCCTCTCCGATCCGCACGCCGAGGGGCGAGGACATCATGGCGGCCTGCGGCCAGCTGAAATCCGCGACCGAGCGCGGCCGCAAGTCCCGCGCCGAGATCGCGGCCGAGGCGGGCGGAGCGGCCTGA
- a CDS encoding invasion associated locus B family protein — protein sequence MLKFAPRAAAAAAALAIAASSPVLAQDSTNVIGTEGDWTVFSANSPKECWAVSAPKSTQNLDTSGKPKEVTRGDIRLYVAYRPGQNGEVSFSGGYPFAPDSAVEVNIGGNVFKLFTEGESAWTGSPAEDAKLVSALRAGSSAVITGRSARGTVTKDTFSLSGITAATNKAQAACK from the coding sequence ATGTTGAAATTCGCGCCGCGCGCCGCAGCGGCAGCCGCCGCACTCGCGATCGCCGCGTCTTCGCCAGTCCTGGCCCAGGACTCGACGAACGTAATCGGGACCGAGGGCGACTGGACCGTCTTCTCGGCGAACAGTCCCAAGGAATGCTGGGCCGTCTCGGCCCCGAAATCCACCCAGAACCTGGACACCAGCGGCAAGCCCAAGGAAGTGACGCGCGGCGACATCCGGCTTTACGTCGCCTATCGCCCCGGCCAGAACGGCGAGGTCTCGTTCTCGGGCGGCTACCCCTTCGCGCCGGATTCGGCGGTCGAGGTGAATATCGGCGGCAATGTCTTCAAGCTGTTCACCGAGGGCGAAAGCGCCTGGACCGGCTCGCCGGCCGAGGATGCCAAGCTGGTCTCGGCGCTGCGGGCCGGCTCGTCGGCGGTTATCACCGGGCGCTCGGCGCGCGGCACGGTGACCAAGGACACGTTCAGCCTGTCCGGCATCACCGCCGCGACAAACAAGGCGCAGGCGGCCTGCAAATAA
- a CDS encoding asparaginase, with product MTAARLIELWRGGLRESSHLGHVVISDANGIVEAWGNPGAVIYPRSSCKMIQALPLVESGAADQAGLGSEHLALACASHNGGRIHTERVAAWLSALGFEEEDLRCGAHMPRDPEEHCRLLCSDSRPCQIHNNCSGKHAGFLTLKRHMKAGPEYVEIDHPVQRAVRRAFEETTGETAAGWGVDGCSAPNFACTVEGLAHAMAGFARPGAGARGQAQRRLVEAMLAHPELVAGEGRACTELMRAMKGRAVVKTGAEAIFVGIVPERGLGIALKVSDGGTRGAEAAIAALLVHLGLLGESDPVVRKYLTGPLRNWRGLETGELRRAEGFPV from the coding sequence ATGACCGCTGCCAGACTCATCGAATTGTGGCGTGGCGGGCTGCGCGAAAGCAGTCATCTGGGCCATGTGGTGATTTCGGATGCGAACGGCATCGTCGAAGCCTGGGGCAATCCCGGCGCGGTGATCTATCCGCGCTCCTCCTGCAAGATGATCCAGGCCCTGCCCCTGGTCGAAAGCGGCGCCGCCGATCAGGCGGGGCTGGGAAGCGAGCATCTGGCCCTGGCCTGCGCCAGCCATAACGGCGGACGCATCCATACCGAACGGGTCGCGGCCTGGCTTTCCGCCCTGGGCTTCGAGGAGGAGGACCTGCGCTGCGGCGCCCACATGCCGCGCGACCCCGAGGAGCATTGCCGGCTGCTCTGCTCGGACAGCCGGCCCTGCCAGATCCACAACAACTGCTCGGGCAAGCATGCCGGCTTCCTGACGCTCAAGCGGCACATGAAGGCCGGGCCGGAATATGTCGAGATCGACCATCCCGTGCAGCGCGCCGTGCGCCGCGCCTTCGAGGAGACGACGGGAGAGACCGCCGCCGGCTGGGGCGTCGACGGCTGCTCGGCGCCGAACTTCGCCTGCACGGTCGAGGGGCTGGCCCATGCCATGGCCGGTTTCGCCCGTCCCGGCGCCGGCGCGCGGGGCCAGGCCCAGCGGCGCCTGGTCGAGGCCATGCTGGCCCATCCCGAACTGGTCGCCGGCGAGGGGCGGGCCTGCACGGAACTCATGCGCGCCATGAAGGGCCGGGCCGTGGTCAAGACCGGGGCCGAGGCGATCTTCGTCGGCATCGTTCCCGAACGCGGGCTCGGCATCGCGCTGAAGGTCTCGGACGGCGGCACCCGCGGCGCCGAGGCCGCGATCGCGGCCTTGCTGGTCCATCTGGGCTTGCTCGGCGAAAGCGACCCGGTGGTGCGGAAATACCTGACCGGCCCGCTGCGCAACTGGCGCGGCCTGGAAACGGGCGAATTGCGCCGCGCCGAGGGCTTCCCGGTCTGA
- a CDS encoding calcium-binding protein — MATLSYDFYWSVYSATLAEVAAELAAQMARLPTINRIAGTAGNDRLDGTDCDDALLGGAGNDVMRGLGGNDFLHGGLGNDRMWGGDGGDSMHGCNGNDQMWGQAGNDFMHGGLGHDQIWGGLGNDRLHGCFGDDTMRGEAGHDFLHGGFGDDQLFGGAGNDTLNGCFGDDLIDGGADNDLLSGGYGRDTFVFNGGRDRIIDFETGSAACGCGTGHEAELIRIDIAGLDSHADLMAAAEQVGGDTVFDFGGGNALVLQGVALADLDETMFVFA; from the coding sequence ATGGCGACCCTCTCCTATGATTTTTACTGGTCTGTCTACTCCGCCACCCTCGCCGAGGTCGCGGCCGAGCTTGCCGCGCAGATGGCGCGGCTGCCGACGATCAACCGCATCGCCGGGACCGCGGGCAACGACCGGCTGGACGGCACCGATTGCGACGACGCGCTGCTGGGCGGCGCCGGCAACGACGTGATGCGCGGCCTTGGCGGCAACGATTTCCTGCATGGCGGTCTGGGCAACGACCGCATGTGGGGCGGCGACGGCGGCGATTCCATGCATGGCTGCAACGGCAACGACCAGATGTGGGGCCAGGCCGGCAACGACTTCATGCATGGTGGCCTGGGTCACGACCAGATCTGGGGCGGCCTGGGCAATGACCGCCTGCACGGCTGTTTCGGCGACGACACCATGCGGGGCGAAGCGGGGCATGATTTCCTGCATGGCGGCTTCGGCGACGACCAGCTGTTCGGCGGCGCCGGCAACGACACGCTCAACGGCTGTTTCGGCGACGACCTGATCGACGGCGGTGCCGACAACGACCTGCTTTCCGGCGGTTACGGGCGCGACACCTTTGTCTTCAACGGCGGCCGGGACCGGATCATCGACTTCGAGACCGGCAGCGCCGCCTGCGGCTGCGGCACCGGTCACGAGGCCGAGCTGATCCGCATCGACATCGCCGGGTTGGACAGCCATGCCGATCTGATGGCAGCTGCCGAACAGGTCGGCGGCGATACCGTCTTCGACTTCGGCGGCGGCAATGCGCTGGTGCTGCAGGGCGTGGCGCTGGCCGACCTGGACGAGACGATGTTCGTCTTCGCCTGA
- a CDS encoding TSUP family transporter, producing MFELSLDLVLLLAGAAFAAGFVDAIAGGGGLITVPALMLAGVPPAQALATNKVQGVFGAATAVIAYARRGLVDLRGQIGAAAVAFAAGLCGAALVTWIPTQALRYGLPLVLIGIAAFFALKPGLDDTDRMRRIAPAAFTACVVPVVAFYDGLVGPGTGSFFMLGFVMLAGYGILKATAHTKLLNFASNLGGLVAFAAVGKPLWLLGGAMAVAQIAGAMLGARLAMRIGARVIKPLLVATSTVLALRLIWQLL from the coding sequence ATGTTCGAACTCTCCCTCGACCTCGTGCTGCTGCTGGCCGGCGCCGCCTTCGCGGCCGGTTTCGTCGATGCCATCGCCGGCGGAGGCGGGCTCATCACCGTGCCCGCGCTGATGCTGGCCGGAGTGCCGCCCGCCCAGGCGCTGGCCACCAACAAGGTCCAGGGCGTGTTCGGCGCGGCGACGGCGGTGATCGCCTATGCGCGGCGCGGGCTGGTGGACCTGCGCGGACAGATCGGCGCGGCGGCGGTGGCCTTCGCCGCCGGGCTCTGCGGCGCGGCTCTGGTCACCTGGATCCCCACGCAGGCGCTGCGCTACGGGCTGCCGCTGGTGCTGATCGGCATCGCCGCATTCTTCGCGCTGAAGCCGGGGCTGGACGATACCGACCGCATGCGCCGCATCGCCCCGGCCGCCTTCACCGCCTGCGTGGTGCCCGTCGTGGCCTTTTACGACGGCCTGGTCGGCCCAGGAACCGGCTCGTTCTTCATGCTGGGCTTCGTCATGCTGGCGGGCTACGGCATCCTCAAGGCGACGGCGCATACGAAACTGCTGAACTTCGCCTCGAACCTCGGCGGGCTGGTCGCCTTCGCCGCGGTGGGCAAGCCGCTCTGGCTGCTCGGCGGCGCCATGGCCGTGGCGCAGATCGCGGGCGCGATGCTGGGCGCGCGGCTGGCGATGCGGATCGGCGCGCGGGTGATCAAGCCGCTGCTGGTCGCCACCTCGACCGTTCTGGCGCTGCGGCTGATCTGGCAGCTTCTTTAG